One genomic region from Jilunia laotingensis encodes:
- a CDS encoding Cof-type HAD-IIB family hydrolase, translating into MDYKLLVLDLDGTLTNTKKEITPRNLEVLIRAQQQGTKLVLASGRPTYGIAPLADKLHMEQFGGYILSYNGGEIIDWKTKKELYANVLPNAIIPQLYECAKQNKMAILSYDGDRVITENPDDEYVLKEAYLNKMEIRASNDFLSDLSLPVPKCLIVGDPELLMTVESDLSIRLQGEISVYRSEPYFLELVPLGIDKAQSLAVLLDKLGMKREEMVAIGDGYNDLSMIQFAGLGIAMANAQEPVKKAADYITLSNDEDGVAAAVEKFFLVEK; encoded by the coding sequence ATGGATTATAAACTTCTCGTACTCGATCTGGACGGCACGTTGACAAACACAAAAAAAGAGATCACTCCCCGAAACCTGGAGGTATTAATACGCGCTCAACAGCAAGGGACCAAATTGGTGCTAGCATCGGGACGCCCCACCTATGGTATAGCCCCTCTTGCCGACAAACTCCACATGGAACAGTTCGGAGGTTACATCCTTTCGTACAATGGTGGAGAAATCATCGATTGGAAAACCAAGAAAGAGCTTTATGCCAACGTACTGCCCAATGCTATAATACCCCAACTCTACGAATGCGCAAAACAAAACAAAATGGCCATCCTTTCCTATGATGGAGACCGTGTTATCACTGAAAACCCCGATGATGAATATGTCCTGAAAGAGGCATACCTCAACAAAATGGAGATAAGGGCAAGCAACGACTTTCTTTCAGACCTCTCTCTTCCTGTTCCCAAATGCCTGATTGTCGGTGATCCGGAACTTCTAATGACAGTAGAGTCCGATCTCTCCATCCGGTTACAGGGAGAGATCAGCGTTTACCGCTCGGAGCCTTATTTCCTCGAACTTGTCCCCCTCGGCATAGACAAAGCCCAATCACTCGCTGTGCTTCTGGATAAGTTAGGAATGAAAAGAGAAGAGATGGTAGCCATAGGCGACGGTTATAACGATCTGAGCATGATCCAGTTTGCCGGTCTCGGCATAGCCATGGCAAATGCACAGGAACCGGTAAAGAAAGCAGCCGATTATATCACTCTTTCAAATGATGAAGATGGAGTAGCAGCAGCCGTCGAAAAGTTCTTTCTAGTAGAAAAGTAA
- the mnmA gene encoding tRNA 2-thiouridine(34) synthase MnmA yields the protein MDEKKRVLLGMSGGTDSSVAAMLLQEAGYEVTGVTFRFYELNGSVEYLEDARHLAERLGIEHITYDARHIFREKIITYFVDEYMAGHTPVPCTLCNNYLKWPLLAQLADEMGIYHLATGHYVRKMYLDGKYYIIPGMDGDKDQSFFLWGLKQDVLKRMLLPMGEMTKPYARAYASERGFMKAATKKDSLGVCFCPMDYRTFLRQYLASNSLNATLAKGRFIDEKGTFIAWHEGYPFYTIGQRRGLGIDLNRAVFVKEVRPSENEIVLASLQALEKTEMWLKDWNIVDECQLLDRKDIIVKIRYRKQKNFCTVNIDGEGLLHVRLHEPLTAVAPGQAAAFYRKDGLLLGGGIITGSK from the coding sequence ATGGACGAAAAGAAACGTGTTTTATTAGGTATGAGTGGTGGTACGGATAGTTCGGTAGCTGCCATGTTATTGCAAGAAGCCGGTTATGAAGTGACGGGAGTGACTTTTCGTTTCTATGAGTTGAACGGCTCTGTCGAATATCTTGAAGATGCCCGGCACTTGGCGGAACGGCTTGGAATTGAACATATCACGTATGATGCGCGCCATATTTTCCGTGAAAAGATTATTACTTATTTTGTGGACGAGTACATGGCAGGACATACACCGGTGCCCTGCACACTTTGCAATAACTATTTGAAATGGCCTTTATTAGCGCAATTGGCTGATGAAATGGGAATTTATCACTTGGCGACAGGACATTACGTACGTAAAATGTATTTGGACGGGAAGTATTATATTATTCCCGGAATGGATGGGGATAAAGATCAGTCGTTCTTTTTATGGGGGTTGAAACAGGATGTGTTGAAACGAATGTTATTACCTATGGGAGAGATGACGAAACCGTATGCCCGTGCTTATGCTTCGGAAAGAGGTTTCATGAAGGCTGCGACTAAAAAGGATAGTCTCGGAGTGTGCTTCTGCCCGATGGACTACAGGACTTTTCTGAGGCAATATTTAGCATCCAATTCTTTAAATGCTACTCTTGCCAAAGGGAGATTTATCGATGAAAAGGGGACTTTTATAGCTTGGCATGAGGGATATCCTTTTTATACAATCGGCCAAAGAAGAGGGTTGGGCATCGATCTGAACCGGGCCGTATTTGTGAAAGAAGTCCGTCCGTCTGAAAACGAAATTGTATTAGCTTCTTTACAGGCTTTAGAGAAAACTGAAATGTGGTTGAAAGACTGGAACATAGTCGATGAATGTCAATTGCTGGATCGGAAAGATATTATCGTGAAAATAAGATATAGGAAACAGAAGAATTTTTGTACGGTAAATATCGATGGAGAAGGGCTTTTGCATGTTCGGCTGCACGAACCTCTTACTGCGGTAGCTCCCGGTCAAGCTGCTGCTTTTTACCGTAAAGACGGGCTGTTGCTTGGAGGTGGGATCATAACCGGCTCGAAATAA
- a CDS encoding GH3 auxin-responsive promoter family protein has protein sequence MNITKIIKQAFNSRLKEIDLYASHAGDIQHRVMTRLVAQAANTEWGKKYDYKSIQNYEEFKNRIPVQTYEEIKPYVERLRAGEQNLLWPSEIRWFAKSSGTTNDKSKFLPVSKEALQDIHYRGGKDAAALYFRINPNSHFFSGKGLILGGSHSPNLNSNHSLVGDLSAILIQNVSPLINLIRVPSKEIALMNEWESKIEAIANSTIPVNVTNLSGVPSWMLVLIKRILEKTGKQTLEEVWPNLEVFFHGGVAFTPYREQYKQVIRSPKMHYVETYNASEGYFGTQNDLSDPAMLLMIDYGIFYEFTPLEEVGKEFPKTYQLEEVELNKNYALIISTSCGLWRYMIGDTVKFTSKNPYKFIITGRTKHFINAFGEELIVDNAEKGLVKACAETGAQVSDYSAAPVFMDEHAKCRHQWLIEFAKMPDSIEHFAAILDATLKEVNSDYEAKRWKDIALQPLEVIVARKGLFHDWLAKKGKLGGQHKIPRLSNTREYIEEMLSLNE, from the coding sequence ATGAATATCACAAAGATTATAAAGCAAGCGTTCAATTCCCGTTTGAAAGAAATCGACCTCTATGCCAGTCATGCTGGCGACATACAGCACCGTGTTATGACACGCCTTGTAGCCCAGGCCGCTAACACAGAATGGGGAAAGAAGTATGATTATAAATCTATTCAAAATTACGAAGAATTCAAGAACCGCATACCTGTACAGACTTATGAGGAAATAAAGCCATACGTGGAACGGCTTCGGGCAGGAGAACAGAATCTGCTTTGGCCTTCAGAAATCCGTTGGTTTGCCAAGTCTTCGGGAACGACTAATGATAAAAGTAAATTTCTTCCTGTCAGTAAAGAAGCACTTCAGGACATTCATTACCGTGGCGGAAAAGATGCAGCCGCACTCTATTTCCGGATAAATCCCAATAGTCATTTTTTCTCCGGAAAAGGTTTAATATTAGGTGGTAGCCATAGTCCGAATTTAAACTCAAACCATAGTCTGGTAGGAGATTTATCTGCTATTCTTATTCAGAATGTAAGTCCGCTCATTAACCTGATACGTGTTCCCAGTAAAGAAATCGCTCTGATGAACGAATGGGAAAGCAAAATTGAAGCCATTGCCAACAGTACCATTCCAGTCAATGTCACCAATCTATCGGGAGTACCATCCTGGATGCTTGTACTGATCAAACGAATCCTTGAAAAGACCGGGAAACAAACATTAGAAGAAGTTTGGCCCAATCTGGAGGTATTTTTCCATGGTGGCGTAGCCTTCACCCCCTACCGGGAGCAATATAAGCAAGTGATTCGTTCGCCTAAGATGCATTATGTAGAGACTTACAATGCTTCCGAAGGTTATTTCGGCACCCAAAATGATCTATCCGATCCGGCAATGTTGTTGATGATCGATTATGGTATTTTCTATGAATTCACCCCTTTAGAAGAAGTGGGCAAAGAGTTTCCCAAGACCTATCAACTGGAAGAAGTCGAATTGAACAAGAATTATGCCTTGATAATATCGACTTCCTGCGGACTTTGGAGGTATATGATCGGTGACACGGTTAAATTTACCAGTAAGAACCCTTATAAGTTTATCATTACAGGACGGACTAAACATTTCATCAATGCTTTTGGTGAAGAGTTGATAGTAGACAATGCCGAAAAAGGATTGGTTAAAGCTTGTGCAGAAACAGGAGCGCAGGTTAGTGATTACTCGGCGGCCCCGGTATTTATGGACGAACATGCAAAATGCCGCCATCAATGGTTGATAGAATTTGCTAAAATGCCGGATTCCATCGAACATTTTGCAGCCATACTCGATGCAACATTAAAAGAGGTAAACTCTGATTACGAAGCAAAACGTTGGAAAGATATTGCCCTCCAGCCTTTGGAGGTGATCGTAGCACGCAAAGGTTTATTCCATGACTGGTTGGCGAAAAAAGGGAAATTAGGAGGCCAGCATAAGATTCCAAGGCTTAGCAATACACGGGAATATATTGAAGAAATGTTATCATTGAATGAATAA
- a CDS encoding ATP-dependent 6-phosphofructokinase has protein sequence MRIGILTSGGDCPGINATIRGVCKTAINYYGMEVIGIHSGFQGLLTKEVELITDKSLSGLLNLGGTILGTSREKPFKKGGVVAENVNKPALIEQNIKEMGLDCIVCIGGNGTQKTAAKFAAMGLNIVSVPKTIDNDIWGTDFSFGFDSAVSIATDAIDRLHSTASAHKRVMVIEVMGHKAGWIALYSGMAGGGDVILVPEIPYNIKNIGEVILNRLKKGKPYSIVVVAEGIQTNGGKRAAEYIAQEIEYETGIETRETVLGYIQRGGSPTPFDRNLSTRMGGHATELIANRQFGRMVALRGDEISSVPLEEVAGKLKLVTEDHDLVIQGRRMGIGFG, from the coding sequence ATGAGAATAGGAATTTTAACTTCAGGGGGCGACTGCCCAGGCATCAATGCTACTATTCGTGGCGTGTGTAAAACAGCTATAAATTATTACGGTATGGAGGTAATAGGTATTCACAGCGGATTTCAGGGGCTATTGACCAAGGAAGTGGAACTTATTACTGATAAGTCTTTGTCTGGGTTACTTAATCTGGGCGGTACGATTTTGGGAACTTCCCGTGAAAAACCTTTTAAGAAAGGTGGTGTTGTGGCAGAGAATGTTAATAAGCCTGCATTGATTGAGCAAAATATCAAAGAGATGGGGTTAGATTGCATCGTTTGCATCGGTGGTAACGGAACTCAGAAAACAGCTGCAAAGTTTGCCGCTATGGGATTGAATATTGTTTCTGTTCCTAAAACAATTGATAATGATATATGGGGAACCGATTTTTCTTTCGGATTTGATTCGGCTGTCAGCATTGCTACAGATGCCATCGACCGGTTGCACTCAACTGCCAGTGCCCATAAACGTGTAATGGTTATTGAGGTTATGGGGCATAAGGCTGGTTGGATTGCTCTATATTCGGGTATGGCAGGTGGAGGAGACGTGATACTTGTCCCTGAAATACCTTATAATATAAAAAATATCGGTGAAGTGATCCTCAATCGTTTGAAAAAAGGGAAACCATATTCGATTGTTGTTGTAGCGGAAGGCATTCAAACAAATGGAGGCAAACGTGCGGCCGAATACATCGCTCAGGAGATAGAATATGAAACAGGGATAGAAACTAGGGAAACAGTTCTTGGATATATTCAGCGTGGTGGTTCACCTACTCCTTTCGACCGTAATCTGTCTACCCGTATGGGTGGTCATGCTACGGAATTGATCGCAAATAGACAATTTGGACGTATGGTAGCTTTAAGGGGTGATGAAATATCTTCTGTACCTCTTGAAGAAGTGGCTGGTAAATTAAAGTTAGTGACGGAAGATCATGACTTGGTTATTCAAGGTAGGAGGATGGGGATTGGTTTTGGATAA
- a CDS encoding glycosyltransferase family 10 domain-containing protein, translated as MKTIKLKYTDFWDHFDPKNNFITNVLSKKYHIEFSDTPDYLIFSIFGYEHLKFQNCIKILYSGENITPDFNLCDYAIGFDHITFGDRYMRLPLYVSYDIERLAKPKAIDPEKVLNRKFCSFVVSNGVSPERNRFFKLLSEYKRVDSGGRFMNNIGGPVPDKEAFIKDYKFNIAFENSIYDGYTTEKLLEPMLMDSLPIYWGNKLVGLDFNPQSFINATDFPSLEAVVEYVVKLDTNDEDYLSKLSIPWLNKNNYLNWESQFYDFFDNIFNKPKSEARYLTDYGRVRIYRQRLNLFSTIDVIKRKLDDLRNRFR; from the coding sequence ATGAAAACCATCAAGTTAAAATATACCGATTTTTGGGATCATTTTGATCCCAAAAACAATTTCATAACAAACGTCTTATCTAAAAAATACCATATTGAGTTTAGCGACACCCCTGATTATTTAATATTCTCTATCTTTGGGTACGAACATCTGAAATTCCAAAATTGCATAAAGATATTATATTCCGGAGAAAACATAACCCCGGACTTTAACCTTTGCGACTATGCCATCGGTTTCGACCACATAACCTTTGGTGATCGTTATATGCGCTTACCCCTCTATGTATCCTATGATATCGAGCGATTAGCAAAGCCTAAGGCTATTGATCCGGAGAAAGTATTAAATCGAAAATTCTGTAGTTTCGTTGTTTCTAATGGTGTCAGTCCGGAAAGGAATCGTTTCTTTAAATTATTATCCGAATACAAACGAGTAGATTCCGGAGGACGTTTTATGAACAATATCGGAGGCCCGGTTCCAGACAAAGAGGCATTTATAAAAGACTACAAATTCAATATTGCATTCGAGAATAGCATATATGATGGGTACACTACAGAAAAGTTACTGGAACCTATGCTTATGGACTCATTGCCTATTTATTGGGGCAACAAATTAGTGGGATTGGACTTTAATCCTCAATCATTCATCAATGCTACAGACTTTCCCTCTTTAGAAGCGGTCGTTGAATATGTTGTTAAATTAGACACGAATGACGAAGATTATCTCTCCAAATTATCGATCCCCTGGCTTAACAAAAACAACTATCTAAATTGGGAAAGCCAATTCTATGATTTTTTTGACAATATATTCAACAAACCAAAATCGGAAGCTAGATATCTCACAGACTATGGACGTGTCAGAATCTATCGCCAACGATTAAACCTTTTCAGCACAATAGATGTCATAAAAAGGAAGTTAGATGATTTACGGAATAGATTTAGATAA
- a CDS encoding DEAD/DEAH box helicase produces MKEAESLNQLVIVLSEHPVLGLLLIPYIAETSSGQGELRLTEQAFHLSPEALSRMSETDQKVIEIASHYTEKYLMTVYSKDKTISRFLHRVAEDTEKLKTIRLFIEKKLLEMIELIRNSNLPLYQKQSGSKQLYPYHAYLVHKKDTRIHSIFEINETSFCYQLQCFQQDKPVPLTELKPVSVLTSNPATLLLGMEVHTFKHIEASRLLPFTKKNCISVDASLTEKYIENILIPIARYHTISTHGFNIIEEKRACECLLYVEETIYSSPLLRLNFRYGDQLFSSLEENGIKKYFSRRKTGQGNPVNYFRRNATAEKRAVQLLQEAGLEQISDCHFKLSDDAPQRTLTEWISHYRSLLRESFILTSSIQDIPYALDEIRIEQSFEDRPDWFELHITVVIGTLQIPFSRFRKHILEDRHEFTLPDGRVILLPEEWFSKYANLMELGTPRGKAIYVKHPYAGMVQSLLESNFPKEIPLFRPQEEYPIPSGLKAQLRPYQLKGYRWMMNLYEKGFNGCLADDMGLGKTLQTLTLLEQIYHPQNERSSMELGKNGPEPSATNGQFELFGELTVENTLDAPTISQDIKKVQRKPASLIVVPTSLLHNWRREAVRFTTLSMTEYNSNSRLNEAHPEQYFNRFHLIFISYGFLRSKIEILRNYCFEYVVLDESQNIKNSESITFRSAIQLQSRHRLVLTGTPIENSLKDIWAQFHFLQPELLGNERAFTKQFINPIKQGDTRMETRLRQLIGTFILRRSKSEVAPELPSLTEEIIYCDMTEKQNEIYQQEKNSLRNTLLKLKFEGKQPQHKQFTVLNGISRLRQLSCHPQMIFPDFTGGSGKLEQVIDTFETLRSEGHKVLIFSSFVKHLELIADELRKRNWKYAMLTGSSTNRPEEITRFSTSEDIQAFLISLKAGGVGLNLTEADYVFIIDPWWNPATEAQAIARAHRIGQDKQVIAYRFITQDSIEEKIIHLQQDKRKLAETFITDTDSIPALTDQEWIGLLE; encoded by the coding sequence ATGAAAGAAGCAGAGTCACTTAATCAACTTGTCATCGTCCTTTCAGAGCATCCGGTACTAGGTTTGCTCCTTATCCCATACATTGCCGAAACCTCTTCCGGGCAAGGAGAACTCCGTTTGACGGAACAAGCCTTCCACCTTTCACCGGAGGCTCTTTCAAGAATGAGCGAAACCGATCAGAAGGTCATTGAAATAGCCTCTCATTACACTGAAAAATACCTGATGACGGTTTATTCCAAAGACAAAACGATCAGCAGATTCTTACACCGGGTTGCAGAAGATACGGAAAAACTAAAGACGATCCGCTTGTTCATTGAGAAGAAACTTCTGGAAATGATCGAACTGATTCGTAACAGCAATCTACCTCTTTACCAAAAACAAAGCGGGAGCAAACAACTTTATCCCTACCATGCCTACCTGGTACATAAGAAAGATACTCGGATTCATTCCATTTTTGAAATAAACGAAACATCCTTCTGTTATCAATTGCAATGCTTTCAGCAAGATAAACCCGTTCCTCTGACCGAACTCAAGCCGGTCAGTGTGTTAACCTCTAACCCTGCAACACTATTGTTAGGTATGGAAGTCCACACTTTCAAGCATATTGAAGCATCCCGCCTATTGCCGTTTACCAAGAAAAACTGTATCAGCGTAGATGCCTCGCTTACCGAAAAATATATCGAAAACATACTCATCCCTATCGCCCGGTATCACACAATCAGTACCCATGGTTTCAACATCATAGAAGAAAAAAGAGCCTGCGAATGCCTGTTGTACGTAGAAGAGACAATCTACTCCTCTCCCCTCCTGCGCCTCAACTTTCGCTATGGTGACCAGCTTTTCTCCTCCTTGGAAGAGAACGGAATTAAAAAGTATTTTTCACGGAGAAAGACAGGACAAGGAAACCCGGTCAACTATTTCCGTCGCAATGCAACTGCTGAAAAAAGAGCCGTGCAATTATTGCAAGAAGCCGGATTGGAACAAATCAGCGATTGTCATTTCAAATTGTCTGACGATGCTCCGCAACGCACCCTCACAGAGTGGATCTCCCATTATCGTTCCTTGCTCCGGGAGTCATTTATACTGACCAGTAGCATCCAAGACATCCCCTATGCCCTGGATGAGATCCGTATCGAACAAAGTTTTGAAGACAGACCGGACTGGTTCGAATTACATATTACCGTAGTGATCGGTACGCTTCAGATTCCTTTCAGCCGTTTCCGCAAACACATATTGGAAGACAGGCATGAATTCACTTTGCCTGACGGACGGGTAATCTTACTTCCGGAAGAGTGGTTCAGCAAATATGCCAATTTAATGGAATTAGGAACGCCCCGGGGGAAAGCAATTTATGTAAAACATCCCTATGCAGGTATGGTACAATCTCTTCTGGAAAGTAACTTTCCAAAGGAGATTCCATTATTCCGGCCACAAGAAGAATATCCCATCCCCTCCGGTTTAAAAGCCCAATTGCGCCCCTACCAGTTAAAAGGGTATCGGTGGATGATGAACTTGTATGAAAAAGGGTTCAACGGCTGCTTGGCAGATGACATGGGATTGGGAAAAACCTTGCAGACATTGACCTTACTGGAACAGATATATCACCCGCAGAATGAAAGGAGTAGTATGGAACTTGGAAAGAATGGCCCAGAACCTTCCGCCACAAACGGACAATTCGAACTATTTGGAGAATTGACAGTTGAAAACACACTGGATGCTCCTACAATCTCCCAAGATATAAAAAAAGTACAACGCAAACCGGCAAGCCTGATTGTCGTGCCGACTTCCTTATTACATAACTGGAGACGTGAAGCGGTTCGTTTCACTACCCTGTCCATGACAGAATATAATAGCAACAGCCGGCTTAACGAAGCTCATCCCGAACAATATTTCAACCGTTTTCATCTGATATTCATCTCTTATGGCTTCTTACGGAGCAAAATAGAGATCCTTCGTAACTATTGTTTCGAATATGTCGTACTTGACGAGAGCCAGAATATCAAAAACAGCGAATCAATCACCTTTCGTTCGGCCATACAATTACAAAGCCGTCATCGGCTGGTACTGACCGGTACTCCGATTGAAAACTCGCTCAAAGACATCTGGGCGCAGTTCCATTTCCTCCAACCCGAACTTTTAGGCAATGAACGTGCATTTACCAAACAATTCATCAACCCCATCAAACAGGGAGATACACGCATGGAAACCCGTTTGCGCCAACTCATCGGCACTTTCATCTTACGGAGGAGCAAAAGTGAGGTTGCCCCCGAACTCCCCTCACTTACCGAAGAGATTATCTACTGCGACATGACGGAGAAACAAAATGAGATCTACCAGCAGGAAAAGAACAGCCTCCGCAACACCTTACTCAAACTCAAATTTGAAGGCAAACAGCCTCAACACAAACAATTCACCGTCTTAAACGGTATTTCTCGCCTGCGGCAGCTATCTTGCCATCCGCAAATGATATTCCCCGACTTCACAGGAGGTTCCGGCAAACTGGAACAAGTAATCGACACCTTCGAGACCCTCCGCAGCGAAGGTCATAAGGTACTTATATTCTCCTCCTTTGTGAAACATCTGGAACTGATCGCTGACGAATTGCGTAAGCGCAATTGGAAATACGCCATGCTCACCGGTTCATCCACCAACCGTCCGGAAGAGATCACCCGTTTCAGCACTTCCGAAGATATCCAGGCCTTCCTTATCTCGCTCAAAGCCGGAGGCGTTGGCTTGAATCTGACAGAAGCAGATTACGTCTTCATCATCGACCCGTGGTGGAATCCCGCCACCGAAGCCCAGGCAATAGCGCGTGCCCATCGTATCGGACAGGACAAACAGGTCATTGCCTATAGATTCATTACCCAGGACAGCATTGAGGAAAAGATAATCCATCTGCAACAAGACAAGCGGAAACTGGCGGAAACATTCATCACAGACACAGATTCCATCCCTGCGCTCACCGACCAAGAATGGATAGGTTTATTGGAATAA
- a CDS encoding TonB-dependent receptor plug domain-containing protein, with translation MTRRILTILLLATLSLHGFAQVKENQSKNEAIVYDVATDPEAVSANLLQILQKMPLVQVNAFEEVTLTGLSGIAIYVDGVPQLLPKIGIGSFIKSMPANQVERLEIYTNHHVADQALDEGGIINIITRKQKNEGMFVRASGHTATSTLSGGNVMLNAKYKKFFFDGGYAYTYQNYEKSDNDATYLSYKKVETGTFTPSHLDIRHNNNHNAHLQTGVNLTKKDIIGFSYNLFVNPWKLDRKAQINFIPAEDYYLYENNKLSTKQTTHNLSAYYQHSFNSGGYLSLAYEQGSSKYNSETDIITEAIVPISTETRATNLLSPILIKTLSSIDLKEHAVRLDAFVPLNHANAIGAGARYSSKCYDHLSNDLDRWSVYLQYSLQLSKFRLNTGLQWERPYNHFYYLDDSNTLYPFLNASYQITPNGWFSVDYTIQRTVPEPALAAGWTGHKYLNKLNLNYHYNGTKLQILADLIYHNSPKSIISAIEFVSYDNYEEPYGYYHDIYKANIHYKQVLFSLAGSYKISPSIRLQATAMVAQQTYTIVNEKELDGTYGQLSGGAIFTFPGLFNLTANGGYYFPRQIKGNKEMGNYFYRLNLSKELLKKHLIVALYATDFIGDKRFTQTFNNLTERNVMQTKEFGLSLTYQFFKK, from the coding sequence ATGACACGAAGGATTCTTACTATTTTGTTGCTTGCAACACTTTCTCTTCATGGGTTTGCCCAAGTAAAAGAAAACCAATCAAAGAATGAAGCCATCGTTTACGATGTCGCAACCGATCCCGAGGCCGTTTCTGCCAATCTCTTGCAAATATTACAAAAGATGCCGCTTGTACAAGTCAATGCATTCGAAGAAGTCACTCTAACAGGCTTATCGGGCATTGCCATCTATGTAGACGGTGTACCCCAGTTATTACCCAAAATAGGGATAGGTAGTTTCATCAAATCGATGCCAGCCAATCAAGTAGAACGACTTGAAATTTACACCAACCATCATGTAGCTGATCAGGCACTAGATGAAGGTGGAATCATTAATATCATTACCCGAAAGCAAAAAAACGAAGGAATGTTTGTAAGAGCATCCGGCCATACCGCCACTTCTACCCTTTCGGGCGGAAATGTCATGCTGAATGCCAAATACAAAAAGTTCTTTTTTGATGGCGGATATGCTTATACTTACCAAAACTATGAAAAATCAGACAACGATGCAACATATCTCTCCTACAAAAAAGTCGAAACCGGCACCTTTACGCCCAGTCATTTAGACATACGCCATAACAATAATCATAATGCACATTTACAAACCGGGGTTAATCTCACAAAAAAAGATATTATCGGCTTTTCGTATAATTTGTTTGTAAATCCCTGGAAACTCGACAGGAAGGCTCAAATAAACTTTATCCCTGCGGAAGACTATTACTTATACGAAAACAACAAATTAAGTACCAAACAAACGACCCATAACTTAAGCGCTTACTACCAACACAGTTTCAACAGTGGAGGGTATCTCTCACTTGCCTATGAACAAGGCTCTTCAAAATACAATTCTGAAACAGATATAATAACCGAGGCAATTGTACCGATATCAACCGAAACCAGAGCAACAAACTTACTGTCACCAATCTTAATTAAAACTTTATCCAGTATTGATTTAAAAGAACATGCCGTTCGATTGGATGCATTTGTTCCCCTCAACCATGCCAATGCAATCGGTGCAGGCGCGCGCTATTCCTCAAAATGTTACGATCATCTCTCAAACGATTTGGATCGATGGTCAGTTTATCTACAATATTCGCTGCAACTATCCAAATTCCGACTGAATACCGGTTTACAGTGGGAACGTCCTTACAATCATTTTTATTATCTGGATGATTCAAACACACTTTACCCTTTTTTGAATGCAAGCTACCAAATAACTCCCAACGGATGGTTTTCAGTGGACTATACCATACAGCGTACCGTTCCCGAACCAGCTTTGGCCGCAGGATGGACGGGACACAAATACCTGAATAAATTAAACCTGAATTACCATTATAATGGCACAAAACTCCAAATATTGGCTGACCTGATCTATCACAACAGTCCAAAAAGCATTATATCGGCCATTGAATTCGTTTCCTACGATAATTATGAAGAGCCATATGGCTATTATCATGATATATATAAAGCAAACATCCATTACAAGCAAGTTTTATTTTCATTGGCAGGATCTTATAAAATATCTCCATCCATACGCCTACAAGCAACAGCCATGGTCGCTCAACAGACTTATACTATAGTTAATGAAAAAGAACTTGATGGCACCTACGGCCAATTGTCCGGTGGAGCAATTTTCACATTTCCCGGTTTGTTCAATCTGACCGCAAACGGTGGATATTACTTCCCCCGGCAAATAAAAGGTAATAAAGAAATGGGCAATTACTTCTATCGGTTGAACCTCTCAAAAGAGTTATTAAAGAAACACTTGATTGTCGCCTTATACGCCACAGACTTCATAGGTGATAAACGGTTTACCCAAACATTTAATAATTTGACGGAAAGAAATGTGATGCAGACAAAAGAATTCGGACTATCATTGACCTATCAATTCTTTAAAAAGTAA